TCTGCTTCGCAACGCCTGATTGAATACGGCAATCATTTAAATTACATGCCGCCAATTATGAGAAGGTTAATTAAGAAGACATTGGGTTTGGATGGAATAGATAAAACTTATGAAAATATCGGCTATTGCAAGGATGGCTCGATTTTTCTTAACAATTTATTGGACATACTCAACATAACTTTTCATATCAATAATCAGGCTATTTCTCTCATTCCATCACAAGGGCCGGTGATTGTCGTGGCTAACCACCCTTTTGGCGGGATCGAGGGAGTAATACTGGCGGCGATGCTAAAATCAGTCCGTAATGATGTAAAGCTCATGGCCAATTTTTTACTACAAAGGATTCCTGAGTTGAGGGATATCTTTATTTACGTAGATCCTTATGAGCGCCGCGACTCCGTTAAAAACAATATCAAACCCTTAAAGGATGCCCTGGCATGGCTGCATGACGGCGGGATGTTGGGAATTTTCCCCGCGGGCGCGGTTTCGCATGTGCAGTGGCGCGAGCGCGCCATTGCCGATCCGCCTTGGAACCATAACTGTGCCAGATTGATTAGGAAAACCGGCGCTACGGTGGTGCCGGTCTTTTTTCATGGCGTTAACGGACCCTGGTTTCAAATTTTAGGACTGGTGCATCCTTGCTTCCGCACTATGTTATTGCCCCATGAATTTATGAACAAAAAGGGGAGAGCTGTGCAATTGACCATTGGTAATGCCATTCCCTTTGAAAAACTCCGGTCTTTTGACTCGGATGCGGAGATGATGACCTATTTACGCCTGCGGACCTATATCCTGAAAGCGCGACGTGATCAAGGCCGGAATTCCGACCGCAAGGTCGTCATGCGAGGCAGGCTCAAGAGCGGGGAGACACCCGTGGCCCCATTCCGTGATGGCCAAGGCATCACCCAAGAAGTACTGAGCTTACCCTCGGAGAACATTTTATTAGAGAGTGGGGATTACACGGTTTTTCTGGCCCGAGCCCGGCAAATTCCCTGTCTGCTCAGGGAGATCGGCCGGCTGCGGGAACTCACCTTCCGCCAGGCCCATGAAGGCACCGGCAAGTCCCGGGACTTGGATACTTTCGACCGGCACTACCTGCATCTGTTTATTTGGAATCGAGCGAAACACGAGGTGGTGGGGGCTTACCGCTTGGGCCAGGCGGATTATATCTTGGAACGCTTGAGCAAAAGCGGGCTTTATACGAGCACGTTATTTAAATATAAAACCGCTTTACTGGAGAGGATCAATCCAGCTCTGGAGCTGGGGAGGTCATTCGTTCGGGCGGAATATCAGAAAAACTATGCCGCGCTCCTGCTATTATGGAAAGGTATCGGCAGTTTCGTGGCCAGAAACCCACGCTATAAAATCTTGTTCGGTCCGGTTTCCATTAATAATCAATATCATACCATCTCCCAGCAACTGATGGTCAACTCGCTAAAATTGAATAATTATTTACCGGAATTGGGGAAATTAGTGAAACCCAAGCGACCCTTTCAATCGAAAATCCTAAGGCATTTTGATGGCAGCATAACCAACGCGGCCATCTCAGATATCAATGAGGTCTCCGACTTAATAGCCGATATCGAGCCAAACCAGCAGGGCATTCCCATTCTTTTGAAACAATACCTGAAATTGGGTGGCAAATTGCTGGCCTTTAATCAAGATCAGAATTTCAGTAATGTCTTGGATGCTCTTATTTTAGTTGATTTAACCCTAACGCCTTTGAAGATCTTGGAGCGCTACATGGGCAGGGATGAGGCCCGTAACTTTATCGCTTATCACGATTTTCCCAGTTCTGTTCATCAGGCGGGCACGATGGCATCTTCGGGGAATACAGGCTGATGGAGACTCTCAATTATCTGATCACCAACTACGGGTATTGGGGCATCTTTGCTTGTCTGGCGACGGGGGTTTTCGGCATCCCAGTGGCGGATGAAGTCATTCTGATGGGTGCCGGCTACCTCGTCTCCATCGGGGTCTTACAACCGTTAACCAGCCTGATGGCAATAATCTTGGGGAGTTTCTTCGGCACATCGCTCAATTATATCGTGGGCCGGACCGTCGGAGGCAGGCTGCTGGCTTATTGGGGGAAATCTAATCCCTGCCGCTTGAGAAAGTTAGGTTACGTGGTGGCCTGGTTTCAGCGCGTGGGCAGGTGGGGCCTTCCGGTGAGCTATTTCATCCCGGGGATACGCCATCTCTTGCCGGTGGTAGCGGGGCTCTCCCGCCTCCATGTCGGCATTTTTGCCCTGTTGGCCGCCTCCGGGTGTTGCCTCTGGTCCCTGACCCTGCTCAGCCTGGGTTATGTCTTGGGCGAAGAGCGGGCCCGTCTGTGGGATTACCTGCATTCCCCCGGCCTGATCATCCCGGGGCTGTGCATTTTTGTGCTGCTGCTCTACGTTGTGGTAAGATGGAGGTTGCGGGCGAAAGGTTATTCCCCCGCCTTGGGTTGTTCGGTAAAACGGTAACCCACCCCCCGAACCGTGCCGATGTATTTCCCGCAGTTGCCCAATTTCTTCCGGAGCCAGACGATTTGGACATCCACGGCCCGATCCGTGACGGGATAATCTTCGCCGTGGACCTCAAGCACAATTTGGGACCGGGTGAACACCCAACCGGGCCTTCGGGCCAACATACTGAGGAGGCGGAACTCCGTGGCGGTTAATTCCACGGGCCGGCCTTGCACCAAGACCTCGTGACGGCCGGGATGGATGGTGAGGTCATGAAGGACAAGCGGCGTATCTTCTTCAGACGGTGCGGGGGCACGGCGCCGCAGCACCGCTCGGACCCGGGCCAGCAGCACCCGGGGGCTGAAAGGCTTGGTGATGTAATCGTCGGCGCCCAACTCCAGTCCCGCCACAATGTCGCTCTCTTCCCCCTTGGCGGTGAGCATGACGATGGGCACAGGCCGGGTCCGGGCGTCCTGTTTGAACCGGCGGCAGACCTCCAGCCCATCTATCCCCGGCAACATCAAATCCAGCACCACGAGATCCGGGAGCGCAGCCTGCGCGGCCTTTAAGCCTTCCTCCCCGGACCCCGCGGCAGTTACCCGGTAACCTTCTTTGGCAAGATTATACTTGAGGAGTTCGGCAATATCCTCCTCATCTTCCATTACCAAAATACTTTCCTTGGACATAGCCTACCCCAGCGCGGCCAGCATCACCGCGCGTCCCAGTGGTTCATGCCGTTTTAAGCTCCCCAAATTTCATAGGCTCCAATAATAATAAGAATTAATCCGGAAATAGGCCCGGAGAGACGCCCCATCCAGTGAGTTCCCAGGCAATATCCCGTGCTTATACCTACCCAGATGGTCAGAATGCTCAAGCTAATCACCGACAAGCTGATGAGGAGCGGGCTTAACCCCAATAATCCCGCCACCAAGCCGATGGGCAGATTATTTAACAACAATGCCAATCCCAGGATGAGTCCTTCTCTCAGGTCAATATGGCCCGAAAAATCCCGATCTGCGATAAAAGGGTTATCCAGAATCATAAAAATCTTCTTTAGCAGAGAGACCTCGGGGACACCTGCCAGGGCAATCATGTGCAATTCTTCCGGGGGCCTCAATGGTTGGCGAAAAACGGTCTCTTGAAGGACCACCCAGGCGCCGGCTAGGATAATAATCACGCCGCCTAAGAGGATGGCGGTCTGGGGGTGAATCAGCCTGGTCACCAGATGTCCGCTCAGCATGACCAGAAGAGTGCCGCCTGCGGTCAGCAAGGCGATGAGCAGGTTGGTGCCGAAGGGAATGCTTATCCTCCTGACGCCATAAGCAATGCCGATCCCGATATTATCGAGGCTGCACGCCAGAGCCAGAAGGAAAATGGTCCCTAAATGCAGGACCTGCATCTACTTGTTTTGTAGCAGATCAATTTTGTCCGTAGCTTCCCATGGGAGTTCCAGATCCGCCCTCCCCACCTGTCCATAAGCCGCCAGCCTTTGGTAAAACTTGCCTTTGTGAAGGGACGGCAAGTGCCGGAGTTGAAAGCGTTTCAGGATGCCGGCCAGGCGAAAATCAAAATGTTGCTCCACCAGATTGGCCAGATCATCATCGGGAAGCTTGCCGGTCCCGAAGGTCTCCACATTGATGCTCACCGGGCGGGGCAGGCCGATGCAATAGCTCAACTGCACCTCACATTCCTCCGCTAAACCTGCGGCCACCAGATTCTTGGCGGCATGGCGCGCCGCGTAAGCACCAATCCGGTCTACGCGCATGGGGTCTTTGCCGCTCAGGGCATTGCCGCCGTGCCGGGCGTAGTCGCCGTAGGTGTCCACGTCGGTTTTGCGGCCGGTGAGGCCGGAATGGACCCCCGGGCCCCCCACCATGAGGTTTTCCACCGGGTTGATGAAAATCATGGTCTTGTCATCCGGCCGGATGGCTTCCCCGGCAAAGGACGGGCGGAGCACCGCTTCCAGTACATCGTCGTGGAGCCGTTGCGTGTTGATGTTCTCCGGCGCGGATTTGGACCGGCTGGCGATGATGGAGATGCTGTGAATACGGTGGGGTTTGCGATCCCGATATTCCACCCCCACCTGGGTTTTGCCGTCGGGGGAAAGGTAAGGGATAAGGCGTTGGAGCCGCGCCGCGATCAACTGGCGGGCCAGTTTCTGGGCCAGCCAGATGGGCAGAGGCATCAAAACCTCGGTCTGCCGGCAGGCATAGCCAAAGACCGTGGCCTGCTGCCTTACCTGGATTCGGTCGATCTCGGCTTCCGACAGGCGGTTTTCATTGAAATAGAGGTCGAGGTCGGGGGGATACTCCTGGAGGCTGGTCAAGATGCTGCACGTGCGCGCATCAAAGTCAGGCTGAGAGTAGCCCACCTGCCCGATCACCTTGCGGGCCAGATTAGGGATATCGGCCTTGATTTCCGAGGCAAACCGGGCCGCAATGAACAGGATGGAGGTGGAGATGGCGCACTCGGCCCGGACCCGGGCATAGGGGTCCTGGGACAGGAAGTGGTCCAGGATGGCATCGCTGATCTGATCGCACAGCTTATCCGGGTGCCCCTCGGTGACGGATTCAGAATTGAACACAAAATCTTTTCTCATCCGGGTGTCCTTTGCCCTCTTTAATCCTTAGGTCGCTTCTTTTTCAACCGGCGGTTTCTTGGTGATTTCGTTGACCAGCAAAGGCAGCACGGCCCCGCCGGCTACCACCAGACCATCCAGCAGGCTAAGGGGGGTTAAGCCAAGAATGGTCCGGAACCACGGCACCACCGCGGTCAAGACCTGTACCCCCAGGGACCCTGCCAGGGCAACGGTCAGATAGCGGTTGGGCGGCAGGCTTCCGGGCGTGAGCACGCTATGCTGATCCGAACGGCAACTGAGGGCGTGGAGAAGCTGCCCGGTGGTGAGGCCGTGGAAGGCCAGGGTGCTGGCCCGGGCCCCCAGGCCATAGCGCATGATACCATAACCGAAGGCTCCCAGGGCGCCTGCGGTCATGGTCGCGCCTTCAAAAGCCATGCGCTTGAAATCAGAGCCGGTAAAAATCGGCCGTTGCGGGTCTCGAGGGGGCCGGGACATGATATCGGGCTCGGGGGCTTCCATGGCCAGGGCCAATCCCGGAAAAATGTCGGAGATCAGGTTAATCCACAACAACTGCATGGCGTTCAGAGGTGAGCCCAGCCCCACGGTCAGGGCCGTGAAGGTCAGCATGATCTCGCTTAAATTGGTGGCCAGGAAAAAATGCACCGATTTACGGATGTTGTTATACGTGGTGCGGCCGTCCCGGATGGCAATGATCATGGTGTCCAGGTTGTCTTCCTCCAACACCACGTCCGCGACTTCCCGGGCGATATCAGTGCCGGTGCTGCCCATGGCGATCCCCACATCCGCAGCCTTCAGGGCGGGACCGTCATTGATGCCGTCTCCGGTCATGGCCACCACCTTGCCGGTCTGTTGGAGGACCTGGACAATCTGGAGCTTGTGGGCCGGACTGACCCGGGCAAAGACATGGGCCCGCTTGGCCAGGGCCTTCAAGGTCTCCGGATCGATATCGGCCAGATGGGTGGAGTCCAGGATTTCCAGGGGATCTTCGTGGCTCAGGTTCAGTTCCTTGCCGATGGCGTAGGCCGTGGGGCTCTGATCGCCGGTGATCATAATGGTCTCGATCCCGGCGCCGTGGAACGCGGCGATGGCCTTTTCCACACCCTCCCGGATGGGGTCGGCCATGCCGATGATACCCAACCAGACCAACTCGCTGGGCATTTCGCCATTAATCAGGTCGTCCCGGTCTGAATAAGCGACCCCCAGAACTCGTTGGGCCAGGCCGGCCATGCGCTCGTTTTCGGCCTCGATTTCCCGCCGGTCTTCATCACTCAGGGGGAGCAACTGGTTACCCTTGAGGTGCACCGTGCACATGGATAGGACTTCCAGGGGACTGCCCTTAATGGCCACCAGCGTCCCCCCGGCCGGCTCAGTATGGAGC
This sequence is a window from Desulfobaccales bacterium. Protein-coding genes within it:
- the metK gene encoding methionine adenosyltransferase, whose amino-acid sequence is MRKDFVFNSESVTEGHPDKLCDQISDAILDHFLSQDPYARVRAECAISTSILFIAARFASEIKADIPNLARKVIGQVGYSQPDFDARTCSILTSLQEYPPDLDLYFNENRLSEAEIDRIQVRQQATVFGYACRQTEVLMPLPIWLAQKLARQLIAARLQRLIPYLSPDGKTQVGVEYRDRKPHRIHSISIIASRSKSAPENINTQRLHDDVLEAVLRPSFAGEAIRPDDKTMIFINPVENLMVGGPGVHSGLTGRKTDVDTYGDYARHGGNALSGKDPMRVDRIGAYAARHAAKNLVAAGLAEECEVQLSYCIGLPRPVSINVETFGTGKLPDDDLANLVEQHFDFRLAGILKRFQLRHLPSLHKGKFYQRLAAYGQVGRADLELPWEATDKIDLLQNK
- a CDS encoding GNAT family N-acyltransferase, with protein sequence MLNNCGNNSASQRLIEYGNHLNYMPPIMRRLIKKTLGLDGIDKTYENIGYCKDGSIFLNNLLDILNITFHINNQAISLIPSQGPVIVVANHPFGGIEGVILAAMLKSVRNDVKLMANFLLQRIPELRDIFIYVDPYERRDSVKNNIKPLKDALAWLHDGGMLGIFPAGAVSHVQWRERAIADPPWNHNCARLIRKTGATVVPVFFHGVNGPWFQILGLVHPCFRTMLLPHEFMNKKGRAVQLTIGNAIPFEKLRSFDSDAEMMTYLRLRTYILKARRDQGRNSDRKVVMRGRLKSGETPVAPFRDGQGITQEVLSLPSENILLESGDYTVFLARARQIPCLLREIGRLRELTFRQAHEGTGKSRDLDTFDRHYLHLFIWNRAKHEVVGAYRLGQADYILERLSKSGLYTSTLFKYKTALLERINPALELGRSFVRAEYQKNYAALLLLWKGIGSFVARNPRYKILFGPVSINNQYHTISQQLMVNSLKLNNYLPELGKLVKPKRPFQSKILRHFDGSITNAAISDINEVSDLIADIEPNQQGIPILLKQYLKLGGKLLAFNQDQNFSNVLDALILVDLTLTPLKILERYMGRDEARNFIAYHDFPSSVHQAGTMASSGNTG
- the ytaF gene encoding sporulation membrane protein YtaF — encoded protein: MQVLHLGTIFLLALACSLDNIGIGIAYGVRRISIPFGTNLLIALLTAGGTLLVMLSGHLVTRLIHPQTAILLGGVIIILAGAWVVLQETVFRQPLRPPEELHMIALAGVPEVSLLKKIFMILDNPFIADRDFSGHIDLREGLILGLALLLNNLPIGLVAGLLGLSPLLISLSVISLSILTIWVGISTGYCLGTHWMGRLSGPISGLILIIIGAYEIWGA
- a CDS encoding DedA family protein, with translation METLNYLITNYGYWGIFACLATGVFGIPVADEVILMGAGYLVSIGVLQPLTSLMAIILGSFFGTSLNYIVGRTVGGRLLAYWGKSNPCRLRKLGYVVAWFQRVGRWGLPVSYFIPGIRHLLPVVAGLSRLHVGIFALLAASGCCLWSLTLLSLGYVLGEERARLWDYLHSPGLIIPGLCIFVLLLYVVVRWRLRAKGYSPALGCSVKR
- a CDS encoding response regulator transcription factor; this translates as MSKESILVMEDEEDIAELLKYNLAKEGYRVTAAGSGEEGLKAAQAALPDLVVLDLMLPGIDGLEVCRRFKQDARTRPVPIVMLTAKGEESDIVAGLELGADDYITKPFSPRVLLARVRAVLRRRAPAPSEEDTPLVLHDLTIHPGRHEVLVQGRPVELTATEFRLLSMLARRPGWVFTRSQIVLEVHGEDYPVTDRAVDVQIVWLRKKLGNCGKYIGTVRGVGYRFTEQPKAGE